One genomic window of Luteitalea pratensis includes the following:
- a CDS encoding FAD binding domain-containing protein has protein sequence MIPTPFEYARATSLDDALVKLKAAGEGGKIIAGGHSLVPLMKLRLSEPQALVDISRIPELQGIEERDGKIVVGAATVHHDVASSAVLQARCPAVAEAAASIGDPQVRNRGTIGGSVAHADPAADMPAVLLALDAEIHLKSPRGPRVVKAADFFRGLFTVDMRHDEIITSVQFAPVRSAAYAKLHQRASHYAIVGVAAALDVRDGVIATARIGLTGATAHAVRLAGVEKALAGQPLSQETIERAAGVAGQDLGELNADIHASAEYRRAMVQVFARRALSSAMARS, from the coding sequence GTGATCCCGACACCATTCGAGTACGCACGTGCCACCTCGCTCGACGATGCGCTGGTGAAGCTGAAGGCGGCCGGCGAAGGGGGCAAGATCATCGCCGGCGGCCACAGCCTGGTGCCGCTCATGAAACTGCGCTTGAGCGAGCCCCAGGCACTGGTCGACATCAGCCGCATCCCGGAACTGCAGGGCATCGAGGAACGCGATGGCAAGATCGTCGTTGGCGCCGCCACCGTGCACCACGACGTCGCCTCGTCTGCCGTCCTGCAGGCGCGCTGTCCGGCGGTGGCCGAGGCCGCCGCGAGCATCGGCGATCCGCAAGTCCGCAATCGCGGCACGATCGGCGGCAGCGTCGCGCACGCCGATCCGGCGGCCGACATGCCGGCCGTGCTGCTGGCGCTCGATGCGGAGATTCACCTCAAGAGCCCACGAGGTCCGCGCGTGGTGAAAGCCGCAGATTTCTTCCGCGGCCTGTTCACCGTGGACATGCGCCACGACGAGATCATCACGAGCGTGCAGTTCGCGCCGGTGCGAAGCGCCGCTTACGCGAAGCTGCACCAGCGCGCGTCACACTACGCCATCGTCGGCGTCGCGGCGGCACTCGACGTGCGCGACGGCGTCATCGCGACGGCCCGTATCGGTCTGACCGGAGCCACAGCGCATGCAGTGCGCCTGGCCGGTGTCGAGAAGGCCCTGGCGGGTCAACCGCTGTCGCAGGAGACTATCGAACGCGCTGCGGGTGTGGCGGGGCAGGATTTGGGTGAGTTGAACGCGGACATCCACGCCAGCGCGGAGTACCGGCGTGCGATGGTTCAGGTCTTCGCGCGTCGAGCGCTGTCGTCCGCGATGGCTCGATCGTAG
- a CDS encoding CoxG family protein, with protein sequence MDIAGSYTFDVPPERVWSLLMDPAVISSCIPGCDTFEATAENSYRAKLTVALAAITGSYDGIVTLSDLVPHTSYRLTAEGKGRPGFVKGSAAITLRTDGATTTVDVAGTVQTGGPIARLGQRLIGGVSKMMMDRFFVSMVEISRAYDRAIADDSARRAKT encoded by the coding sequence ATGGACATCGCCGGTTCCTACACGTTTGACGTGCCGCCCGAGCGGGTGTGGTCGCTGCTGATGGACCCGGCAGTCATCTCCTCCTGCATTCCGGGCTGCGACACGTTCGAAGCCACCGCGGAGAACAGCTATCGGGCCAAGCTGACGGTCGCGCTCGCGGCGATTACCGGGTCGTACGACGGTATCGTCACGCTATCGGACCTGGTGCCGCACACGTCGTATCGACTGACCGCCGAAGGCAAGGGGCGGCCAGGGTTCGTGAAGGGGAGCGCCGCCATCACGTTGCGTACCGACGGCGCAACGACGACTGTCGACGTCGCCGGGACCGTGCAGACCGGCGGCCCGATCGCGCGTCTCGGGCAGCGCCTGATCGGCGGCGTCTCGAAGATGATGATGGACCGCTTCTTCGTCTCGATGGTGGAAATCAGCCGCGCCTACGATCGAGCCATCGCGGACGACAGCGCTCGACGCGCGAAGACCTGA
- a CDS encoding vWA domain-containing protein: MAALLANVLVFGRLLRTLGMEVHVGRLLDIAEALQHVDIGAREDVYHACRALLVHRREDLAVFDRAFDAFWREQGDFSIPAPRRPEGDPRKDGLGSGGQAHLESPGVALPQQAADAPSGILQTWSDAQTLAHKDFAEYTAAEVALARAAMQRLEWRPGDRRTRRWVRGHGPGVDLRRALAHSVRTGGDVFKLPRRHRRMRERPVVLLCDVSGSMERYSRMLLHFAHAIGRRQRRVEVFVFSTNLTRVTTELGARGLDAAAAEVSRSVPGWSGGTRIGDALRQFHQQWARRALRGGPVVLLISDGWDRGDPLLLREQIKRLQRSCHRLIWLNPLIGTLDYAPLTRGLQAALPFVDDFLPARTLSNVADLALHLDTLPKRTHSHGHRRFLHV, encoded by the coding sequence ATGGCTGCCCTCCTGGCAAATGTCCTCGTCTTCGGCCGGTTGCTGCGGACGCTCGGCATGGAGGTGCACGTCGGGCGCCTCCTCGACATCGCCGAGGCGCTGCAGCATGTCGACATCGGTGCGCGCGAGGACGTGTACCACGCGTGCCGCGCCCTGCTCGTCCATCGTCGAGAAGACCTCGCCGTATTCGACCGCGCGTTCGACGCGTTCTGGCGCGAGCAGGGCGATTTCTCGATTCCGGCCCCCCGCCGGCCGGAAGGTGACCCGCGGAAGGACGGCCTTGGCTCCGGAGGCCAGGCGCATCTCGAGAGTCCCGGGGTGGCGCTCCCGCAGCAAGCCGCCGACGCCCCATCGGGCATCCTGCAGACATGGAGTGACGCGCAGACGCTGGCACACAAGGACTTCGCGGAGTACACCGCGGCCGAGGTCGCGCTGGCTCGCGCCGCGATGCAACGGCTGGAGTGGCGGCCGGGCGATCGCCGCACGCGCCGCTGGGTCCGCGGCCACGGGCCCGGGGTGGACCTTCGAAGAGCACTGGCGCACAGCGTGCGCACGGGCGGTGACGTCTTCAAACTGCCGCGCCGGCACCGGCGCATGCGCGAACGTCCGGTGGTGCTGCTGTGCGACGTCAGCGGGTCGATGGAGCGCTACTCGCGCATGCTCCTGCATTTCGCCCACGCAATCGGGCGCCGACAGCGCCGCGTCGAAGTCTTCGTCTTCTCCACCAACCTCACGCGTGTGACCACCGAGCTTGGCGCGCGCGGGCTCGACGCGGCGGCGGCCGAGGTCTCGCGATCCGTGCCCGGGTGGTCGGGGGGCACCCGCATTGGCGACGCGCTCCGGCAGTTCCATCAGCAGTGGGCGCGCCGTGCGCTCCGGGGCGGACCGGTCGTCCTGCTCATCTCGGACGGCTGGGATCGTGGCGACCCGCTGCTGCTGCGCGAGCAGATCAAGCGCTTGCAGCGGAGCTGTCATCGCCTCATCTGGCTCAACCCCCTCATCGGCACACTCGACTATGCGCCCCTGACGCGGGGACTGCAGGCGGCGCTGCCCTTCGTGGACGACTTCCTGCCGGCCCGGACGCTGAGCAATGTCGCCGACCTGGCGCTACACTTGGACACCTTGCCGAAGCGAACGCACAGCCATGGACATCGCCGGTTCCTACACGTTTGA
- a CDS encoding AAA family ATPase — MHAPFNVSIPDLQERLAAQQYVADYGLAVSLFLALRLGRPLFLEGEAGVGKTALASAIAAALDTDLIRLQCYEGLDVTHAVYEWDYARQLVELRILEASRDLDRATARRELYSDAFLIKRPLLQSIDPARTRPAVLLIDEIDRADEEFEGYLLELLAEFQITIPEFGTVRATEPPIVVLTSNRTREVHDALRRRCLYQWIEYPSFEKELAIVRARVPHAAVRLATQVTALVQGLRAMELYKRPGVSETLDWAAALAALDRETLDPEIVEATLGVALKSRDDIDAVRGDVLASLVARAATR, encoded by the coding sequence GTGCACGCTCCCTTCAATGTCTCGATCCCCGACCTGCAGGAGCGGCTGGCCGCGCAGCAGTACGTCGCCGACTACGGCTTGGCCGTCTCCCTGTTCCTCGCACTCCGACTTGGCCGCCCGCTGTTTCTCGAAGGCGAGGCCGGCGTCGGCAAGACCGCCCTGGCCAGCGCGATCGCTGCCGCGCTCGACACCGATCTCATCCGGCTCCAGTGCTACGAGGGGCTCGACGTCACGCACGCGGTGTACGAATGGGATTACGCCCGGCAGCTCGTCGAGCTGCGCATTCTCGAGGCGTCCCGAGACCTTGACCGCGCCACTGCCCGGCGCGAGTTGTACAGCGACGCGTTCCTGATCAAGCGGCCCCTGCTGCAGTCGATCGACCCGGCCCGGACACGGCCGGCCGTGCTGCTGATCGACGAAATCGATCGGGCCGACGAGGAGTTCGAAGGCTACCTACTCGAACTGCTGGCCGAGTTCCAGATCACGATCCCCGAATTCGGGACCGTGCGCGCGACCGAGCCGCCGATCGTCGTGCTCACCTCGAACCGCACACGGGAGGTGCACGATGCACTGCGGCGCCGGTGCCTTTACCAGTGGATCGAGTACCCCTCGTTCGAGAAGGAACTCGCGATCGTGCGCGCGCGGGTGCCACACGCCGCGGTTCGCCTCGCCACGCAGGTGACGGCGCTCGTGCAGGGACTGCGGGCGATGGAGTTGTACAAGCGGCCCGGCGTATCGGAGACGCTCGACTGGGCGGCAGCGCTGGCGGCGCTCGACCGGGAAACGCTCGATCCCGAGATCGTGGAAGCCACGCTCGGAGTCGCGCTCAAGTCCAGGGACGACATCGACGCGGTGAGGGGCGACGTGCTCGCCAGCCTCGTCGCCCGCGCGGCCACACGCTGA
- a CDS encoding SpoIIE family protein phosphatase, giving the protein MPPARLKLVPSSPEATTEIVPADQPIVIGRDPLSGVVLSEPSVSRRHAQIVRREDALVLEDLGSAVGTFVNDQRVNAHILSDGDRVRFGRQVQFEVVSETIATLLESAGLDDRSTGVRHLQELLDVARQLNSAAVLPEVLAAVLRSAIRIMRAESGALALINADQKLELVLRLPKLAPPPVAQQELDLLRQAVKGHRTLTSQAMHETLIAASAQVRPDMVATPLMVARRALAEDSSFIGRLDAVGALLVSRPASTQVVPREEIAIFESLAADAAMAIDSARLYKEARAKAKYEHEMTLAKDIQAYLLQAPPMVPYASTFAQTESAASVGGDLYQGVARPDGSLALALGDVSGKGVGASLIMALATGMLRLLHDLGQPLSQILPTLHNQLLNYSPGNKYLTLGATVLYPDGRLELANAGHCAPALVRRSGEVTMLDSGGPVLGLLPFGTWDVETLRLEPGDALVIYSDGVSESTSHTGEDFGTKGVSDTLKTMAGRTPTEMARALLEASIAFRDGRPAVDDVSLLVVRYEGQQ; this is encoded by the coding sequence ATGCCTCCCGCCCGCTTGAAGCTCGTCCCCAGCTCGCCCGAGGCGACAACTGAAATCGTCCCCGCCGATCAGCCGATCGTCATCGGCCGTGATCCCCTGTCGGGCGTCGTGCTCTCCGAGCCGAGCGTCTCGCGTCGTCACGCCCAGATCGTCCGGCGTGAGGATGCGCTCGTGCTCGAGGACCTCGGCAGCGCCGTCGGGACCTTCGTCAACGATCAGCGGGTCAACGCCCATATCCTCAGCGACGGCGACCGCGTGCGCTTCGGCCGACAGGTCCAGTTCGAGGTCGTCAGCGAGACCATCGCGACGCTGCTCGAGTCGGCCGGGCTCGACGACCGCAGCACCGGTGTACGCCACCTGCAGGAACTGCTCGATGTCGCGCGTCAGTTGAACAGCGCCGCCGTCCTGCCCGAGGTGCTCGCGGCGGTCCTGCGATCCGCCATCCGGATCATGCGCGCCGAGAGCGGTGCGCTGGCCCTCATCAACGCCGACCAGAAGCTGGAACTGGTGCTACGCCTGCCCAAGCTGGCGCCGCCCCCCGTGGCGCAGCAGGAACTCGACCTGCTCCGGCAGGCCGTGAAGGGGCACCGCACCCTCACCAGCCAGGCGATGCACGAGACGCTCATCGCGGCGTCCGCGCAGGTGCGGCCCGACATGGTCGCGACCCCGCTGATGGTGGCGCGGCGCGCCCTGGCCGAGGACTCTTCGTTCATCGGCCGCCTCGACGCCGTGGGAGCCTTGCTCGTCTCCCGGCCGGCGAGCACGCAGGTCGTACCACGCGAGGAGATCGCGATCTTCGAGTCGCTCGCCGCCGACGCCGCGATGGCGATCGACAGCGCTCGCCTCTACAAGGAAGCGCGGGCCAAGGCCAAGTACGAACACGAGATGACGCTTGCCAAGGACATCCAGGCGTACTTGCTGCAGGCGCCGCCGATGGTGCCTTACGCCTCGACGTTCGCCCAGACCGAGTCTGCGGCGTCGGTGGGGGGGGATCTTTATCAAGGGGTGGCGCGCCCGGATGGCAGCCTCGCGCTCGCCCTCGGCGACGTTTCTGGCAAGGGCGTCGGCGCCTCGCTGATCATGGCGCTGGCGACCGGCATGCTGCGCCTCTTGCACGACCTCGGGCAGCCGCTGTCGCAAATCCTGCCGACGCTGCACAACCAGCTCCTCAACTACAGCCCCGGCAACAAGTACCTGACGCTCGGCGCCACCGTCCTGTATCCCGACGGCCGTCTCGAACTCGCCAACGCCGGCCATTGCGCGCCGGCCCTGGTGCGCCGATCCGGCGAGGTGACGATGCTCGATTCCGGTGGGCCCGTCCTCGGATTGCTGCCGTTCGGGACCTGGGATGTGGAGACACTGCGGCTGGAACCGGGTGACGCGCTCGTCATCTACAGCGACGGCGTCAGCGAATCGACGTCCCACACCGGCGAGGACTTCGGGACCAAGGGCGTGTCCGATACCCTGAAGACTATGGCTGGCCGCACCCCCACCGAAATGGCGCGGGCGCTGCTCGAAGCGTCGATCGCCTTCCGCGACGGACGCCCGGCCGTTGACGACGTGTCGCTGCTGGTGGTGAGGTATGAAGGGCAGCAGTGA
- a CDS encoding PEGA domain-containing protein translates to MRSLEEPDAPRGRRLLWILLGVAMLGGLVAWYATTRTAPPDAPAKTNAGASLTDVPTSGNERPATTERPGSGAGARAAPPAGPPRRADRAPARPATATPAPAAREFRVTTDVPGAYVFLDRKFLGTTPFVSRDVAPGRYQLNVQVEGRPPVVRTVEVLADAPTTVDVTMPPAARTAEARASVDMAVAVVHQHGVGSCDGTLRATGDGLRYETAHKDAFSLPYASVETFTVDYAEKRLRLKQRSGRAWNFTTTAANADPLFVFHRDVEAARK, encoded by the coding sequence ATGCGCAGCCTCGAGGAGCCCGACGCCCCCCGAGGGCGTCGCCTGCTGTGGATTCTACTGGGCGTCGCGATGCTCGGCGGTCTCGTGGCATGGTACGCCACCACCCGCACAGCACCGCCGGACGCCCCGGCGAAGACCAATGCCGGGGCTTCCCTTACGGACGTTCCCACTTCGGGCAACGAACGGCCGGCCACGACCGAACGGCCGGGGTCAGGCGCCGGCGCGCGAGCGGCACCGCCAGCCGGCCCGCCGCGGCGGGCAGATCGCGCACCGGCACGCCCCGCAACGGCGACGCCTGCGCCGGCCGCGCGCGAGTTCCGCGTAACCACCGACGTGCCCGGCGCGTATGTGTTCCTCGACCGCAAGTTCCTGGGCACGACACCGTTCGTGTCGCGTGACGTCGCTCCCGGCCGGTACCAGTTGAACGTGCAGGTCGAGGGACGTCCTCCCGTGGTGCGGACCGTCGAGGTCCTGGCCGACGCACCCACCACCGTGGACGTGACGATGCCTCCGGCTGCCAGGACGGCCGAGGCAAGGGCGTCGGTCGACATGGCGGTCGCCGTCGTGCACCAGCATGGCGTCGGCTCGTGTGACGGCACGCTGCGGGCCACCGGCGACGGGTTGCGGTACGAGACTGCCCACAAGGACGCGTTCTCGCTGCCCTACGCCAGCGTCGAGACATTCACCGTCGATTACGCAGAGAAGCGGCTCCGCCTGAAACAGCGCAGCGGGCGCGCCTGGAACTTCACGACGACGGCCGCGAATGCCGACCCGCTCTTCGTCTTCCACCGCGACGTCGAGGCCGCACGCAAGTAA
- a CDS encoding HAD family hydrolase, producing the protein MIELSKFRPRAVVFDLDGTLVDNMPLHAQAFERFAEAHDLPPLTMDLRRRIDGKRNSEIFPMLFEREMGMEEVLRFEEEKEGAYRQLSRGRLALVRGALTMLSRLETRGIGVAVATSAPLKNVLHTLAETGLDTRVTIIARGDEVARGKPFPDVFALAAERLHVASDECLAFEDAPIGVAAAVAAGMTCVGVATTFTAEQFNAHIPAPHAVLPDYEAFLAGPGRWLLDD; encoded by the coding sequence TTGATCGAACTCTCGAAATTCCGTCCCCGCGCCGTCGTGTTCGACCTCGATGGCACGCTCGTCGACAACATGCCCTTGCACGCCCAGGCCTTCGAGCGGTTCGCCGAGGCGCACGACCTGCCGCCGCTGACGATGGACCTGCGGCGTCGCATCGATGGCAAGCGCAACAGCGAGATCTTTCCGATGTTGTTCGAGCGCGAGATGGGAATGGAGGAGGTCCTGCGGTTCGAGGAAGAGAAGGAGGGCGCCTACCGCCAGTTGTCGCGTGGGCGGCTGGCGCTGGTGCGCGGTGCACTGACGATGCTGTCCCGCCTGGAGACGCGCGGCATCGGTGTGGCGGTGGCGACGTCCGCGCCGCTGAAGAACGTGCTGCACACCCTCGCCGAGACCGGCCTGGACACGCGCGTCACGATCATCGCCCGGGGCGACGAAGTCGCGCGCGGCAAGCCGTTCCCGGACGTGTTCGCGCTCGCGGCCGAACGTCTCCACGTCGCGTCCGATGAATGCCTGGCCTTCGAGGATGCGCCGATCGGCGTCGCCGCCGCCGTCGCCGCGGGCATGACCTGCGTCGGCGTCGCCACCACATTCACGGCCGAGCAGTTCAACGCGCACATCCCGGCGCCACATGCCGTGCTGCCCGATTACGAAGCGTTCCTCGCGGGGCCGGGGCGGTGGTTGCTGGACGATTGA
- a CDS encoding GNAT family N-acetyltransferase translates to MTGSIELAKRIEAADTRLSLEMAEVSRRTGTDGAFSMRVGSGAAVYCGPGAPMTKVIGVGIAEPITDEDIDRVEDAYAATGEHPGWEIATLGDFPSIRRLEGRGYRLQRIEMVLGRDLSRATLIDPVPADIRIERGHDDEWARISVAGFAAAETVDGRDAPGEQYDSSMLERVVRQFAGIDEVRRYVAFLHGAPAGAAAARVDTGVYQLCGAATLPVFRRRGVQSALLSARLAEGRAANCDLTVVTVEPGSRSQANVQRRGFVPLYSRLVLARET, encoded by the coding sequence ATGACCGGCTCGATCGAGCTGGCCAAACGGATCGAAGCCGCGGACACACGCCTCAGCCTCGAGATGGCCGAAGTGAGTCGTCGAACGGGCACGGACGGCGCTTTCAGCATGCGCGTGGGCAGCGGCGCCGCGGTGTACTGCGGACCAGGCGCGCCGATGACGAAGGTCATCGGCGTCGGGATCGCGGAACCCATCACCGACGAGGACATCGATCGGGTGGAGGACGCGTATGCCGCGACCGGCGAGCATCCGGGGTGGGAGATCGCGACGCTTGGTGACTTCCCGTCGATCAGGCGCCTCGAGGGCCGCGGCTATCGGCTGCAGCGGATCGAGATGGTGCTCGGACGCGACCTGTCGCGAGCGACGCTCATCGATCCGGTACCGGCCGACATCAGGATCGAGCGCGGCCACGACGACGAGTGGGCGCGCATCTCGGTCGCTGGCTTCGCGGCGGCCGAAACGGTCGACGGGCGCGACGCGCCTGGCGAACAGTACGACAGCAGCATGCTCGAGCGGGTGGTGCGGCAGTTTGCCGGCATCGACGAAGTGCGGCGCTACGTCGCGTTCCTGCACGGCGCCCCGGCGGGCGCTGCAGCGGCACGAGTCGACACCGGTGTCTATCAACTGTGCGGCGCGGCGACGCTGCCGGTGTTCCGGCGCCGCGGCGTGCAGAGCGCCCTGCTCAGCGCACGCCTCGCCGAAGGGCGCGCCGCGAACTGCGACCTCACCGTAGTCACCGTCGAGCCCGGATCGCGTTCCCAGGCCAACGTGCAGCGTCGCGGCTTCGTGCCGCTCTACAGCCGCCTCGTTCTCGCGCGGGAGACGTGA
- a CDS encoding acyl-CoA dehydrogenase family protein: MQVQPTDRQDAFAARARQFAAEEVAPRAASIDDQHTFPRDLVARAGALGLMGVTIPAEWGGAGEDDVAYVLALEAVARASATVAVILSVNNSLVAETILRHGTDAHREQWLRRLARGEAVGAFALSEEQAGSDAANQRTMATADGVGYRLTGSKVWVANAEAADVVIVFAATRPDLRGHGVSAFLVPMDAPGLLRRNRVDSLGVRGLGCMDLLLEDVVVDSSHLIGQPGQGFAIAMEALDGGRVAIAAQALGVGEAALQEALGYAKRRVAFGQPIAQYQAIQFMLADMATGLEAARMLTWKAATARVRGQRGTLEASMAKLAASEAAHAAADRAMQILASEGYRRGSTVERLFRDVRATEIYQGTSEVQRMIIADAVLG; this comes from the coding sequence GTGCAGGTTCAGCCCACCGATCGACAGGACGCGTTCGCGGCTCGCGCGCGGCAGTTCGCGGCCGAAGAGGTCGCGCCGCGCGCCGCATCGATTGACGACCAGCACACCTTCCCCCGTGACCTGGTGGCGCGCGCCGGTGCCCTTGGCCTGATGGGCGTGACCATTCCCGCGGAATGGGGCGGCGCGGGCGAGGACGACGTGGCGTACGTGCTGGCGCTCGAAGCCGTGGCCCGTGCCAGCGCGACGGTGGCGGTGATCCTCTCGGTCAACAACTCCCTGGTCGCCGAGACGATCCTTCGCCACGGCACCGACGCGCACCGCGAACAGTGGTTGCGCCGGTTGGCGCGCGGGGAGGCGGTGGGCGCGTTCGCCTTGTCGGAAGAGCAGGCGGGCTCGGATGCGGCCAACCAGCGGACGATGGCGACGGCCGACGGCGTCGGCTACCGCCTGACCGGCAGCAAGGTGTGGGTGGCCAACGCCGAAGCCGCCGACGTGGTGATCGTGTTTGCGGCCACGCGTCCCGATCTGCGGGGACACGGCGTGTCTGCCTTCCTCGTGCCGATGGATGCACCAGGCCTGCTGCGCCGCAATCGCGTCGACTCGCTCGGCGTGCGCGGCCTCGGCTGCATGGATCTCCTGCTGGAAGACGTGGTCGTGGACTCGAGTCACCTGATCGGGCAGCCGGGCCAGGGTTTCGCGATTGCCATGGAGGCCCTCGATGGCGGCCGCGTAGCCATCGCCGCGCAGGCGCTTGGCGTCGGCGAAGCGGCGCTCCAGGAAGCACTCGGTTACGCAAAGCGCCGGGTCGCGTTCGGGCAGCCGATCGCCCAGTACCAGGCCATCCAGTTCATGCTCGCGGACATGGCGACCGGCCTCGAGGCCGCCCGGATGCTCACGTGGAAGGCCGCCACCGCGCGGGTGCGTGGGCAGCGCGGCACGCTCGAGGCGTCGATGGCCAAGCTGGCGGCGTCGGAAGCCGCGCATGCGGCCGCCGATCGCGCCATGCAGATCCTGGCGTCGGAAGGCTACCGCCGCGGGTCGACCGTCGAACGCCTGTTTCGCGATGTGCGGGCCACCGAGATCTACCAGGGCACGTCGGAGGTCCAACGCATGATCATCGCTGACGCGGTGCTCGGATGA
- a CDS encoding HIT family protein — MDHLWSPWRLQYVTGGHAPPGCVFCTADTGTDPGQAALVVHRGTMCFVILNLFPYNNGHLMVVPGRHIATLAEATPDELHEMMQLTQRAEIVLRTAYQPHGINVGINIGRAAGAGLAEHLHIHLVPRWNGDTNFMTTVGESRVLPESLDATAIRLRPLFVEAAAAAL, encoded by the coding sequence ATGGATCACCTCTGGTCCCCCTGGCGACTGCAGTACGTCACCGGCGGCCATGCGCCGCCCGGCTGCGTGTTCTGCACGGCCGACACCGGCACTGATCCTGGACAGGCCGCGCTCGTGGTGCATCGCGGCACCATGTGCTTCGTCATCCTGAACCTGTTCCCCTACAACAACGGCCACCTGATGGTCGTGCCCGGTCGTCACATCGCGACCCTGGCCGAAGCGACGCCCGACGAACTGCACGAGATGATGCAGCTGACGCAGCGCGCCGAGATCGTGCTCCGGACGGCGTACCAGCCGCACGGCATCAACGTCGGCATCAACATCGGCCGCGCGGCCGGCGCTGGCCTGGCCGAGCACCTGCACATCCACCTCGTGCCGCGGTGGAACGGCGACACCAATTTCATGACCACGGTCGGCGAGAGCCGCGTGTTGCCCGAGTCGCTCGACGCGACGGCGATCCGCTTGCGGCCGCTCTTCGTCGAGGCCGCGGCTGCCGCCCTCTGA
- a CDS encoding integration host factor subunit beta has protein sequence MTKADLVEEVSRVSELTKKDAELIVETVFLSVIRALHAGDKVELRGFGSFRLRRREPRKGRNPKTGDRVDVPSKHVPYFKPGKELKDLINATAGDDLETVEAEVHTAPVAS, from the coding sequence ATGACCAAGGCGGATCTCGTCGAAGAGGTCTCCCGCGTCTCCGAACTCACCAAGAAGGACGCCGAGCTCATCGTCGAGACGGTGTTCCTGTCGGTCATCCGCGCGCTGCACGCGGGCGACAAGGTGGAACTCCGCGGCTTCGGCAGCTTCCGCCTGCGTCGTCGCGAGCCCCGCAAGGGCCGCAATCCCAAGACCGGCGATCGCGTGGACGTGCCCTCCAAGCACGTGCCGTACTTCAAGCCCGGCAAGGAACTGAAGGACCTCATCAACGCCACCGCGGGCGATGATCTCGAGACCGTCGAGGCCGAGGTCCATACCGCGCCCGTCGCGTCCTGA
- the cmk gene encoding (d)CMP kinase, with protein MLIAIDGPSGAGKGTVARAVADALQCRHVDTGAMYRAVAWRAVDRGIDLDDEGSVADVARDAQLEAEQGRVVIDGHDVTRAIRTPEMDAAAARVARLERVREVLVERQRAYAGDGDLVMEGRDIGTVVLPNAHVKVYLDAHPDERARRRAGDTAHAAQGGDVSAIATALTSRDHSDRNRTVSPLTQAADATYIDTTGLAIEDVVLQVLDLVQAARARA; from the coding sequence GTGTTGATCGCAATCGACGGCCCTTCGGGCGCGGGTAAGGGAACGGTGGCGCGAGCCGTCGCGGACGCATTGCAGTGCCGTCACGTGGACACGGGCGCCATGTATCGCGCGGTCGCCTGGCGCGCCGTCGACCGCGGCATCGACCTGGACGATGAAGGCTCGGTGGCTGACGTCGCCCGGGATGCGCAACTGGAGGCCGAGCAGGGACGCGTCGTGATCGATGGGCACGATGTCACGCGGGCGATCAGGACGCCGGAGATGGATGCGGCTGCCGCCCGGGTGGCACGGCTCGAGCGGGTGCGCGAGGTGCTGGTCGAACGCCAGCGCGCCTATGCCGGGGACGGCGACCTGGTCATGGAGGGGCGCGACATCGGGACCGTGGTGCTCCCCAACGCGCACGTGAAGGTATATCTCGACGCCCATCCCGACGAGCGCGCCCGTCGCCGGGCCGGCGATACCGCTCATGCGGCGCAGGGCGGCGACGTCTCCGCGATTGCCACCGCCCTCACCAGTCGCGACCACAGCGACCGCAACCGTACCGTGTCGCCCCTGACGCAGGCCGCCGACGCGACCTACATCGACACCACCGGCCTGGCGATCGAGGACGTGGTGTTGCAGGTGCTCGACCTGGTCCAGGCCGCGCGGGCCCGCGCCTAG
- a CDS encoding four helix bundle protein, giving the protein MVGIARKEAREAQFWLRLSRESGVLQTDVWPELLKETEEVSRVVAAIARSAKRSSRRGE; this is encoded by the coding sequence GTGGTCGGCATCGCGCGCAAGGAAGCACGCGAAGCGCAATTCTGGCTCAGGTTGTCGCGGGAGTCCGGCGTCCTACAGACGGACGTGTGGCCAGAGTTACTGAAGGAAACGGAAGAAGTGTCGCGCGTGGTGGCGGCTATCGCACGCAGCGCGAAACGTTCATCACGTCGCGGCGAGTGA